In a genomic window of Diabrotica undecimpunctata isolate CICGRU chromosome 2, icDiaUnde3, whole genome shotgun sequence:
- the LOC140433186 gene encoding mitochondrial intermembrane space import and assembly protein 40-B codes for MSHCRRLGPNDKDIVIFATKEDHKIPSKVKLPEVQPPPGLILDNGDINWNCPCLGGMATGPCGVEFRNAFSCFHYSEADPKGSDCYDLFKTMQGCMQKFPALYNKDMGDDDNGVNNSANALASASAADSNEINSSDAKQFKSGNSVDSKDN; via the coding sequence ATGTCCCATTGTCGAAGATTAGGTCCAAACGACAAAGATATTGTAATATTTGCTacaaaagaagaccataaaatacCAAGCAAAGTCAAACTTCCTGAAGTCCAGCCTCCACCAGGACTGATTTTGGATAATGGAGATATAAATTGGAATTGTCCTTGTTTAGGAGGAATGGCCACCGGCCCTTGTGGCGTTGAATTTAGAAATGCATTTAGTTGCTTCCATTATTCAGAAGCAGATCCCAAAGGAAGTGATTGTTATGATCTTTTTAAGACTATGCAAGGTTGCATGCAGAAGTTCCCAGCTTTATATAATAAGGATATGGGAGACGATGATAACGGTGTTAATAATAGTGCAAATGCTCTGGCCTCAGCATCAGCAGCTGATTCAAATGAAATAAATAGTAGTGATGCGAAACAATTTAAAAGTGGGAACTCTGTAGATAGTAAGGATAACTAA
- the mei-41 gene encoding serine/threonine-protein kinase ATR, with protein sequence MTTLEETIPAFSMWKMFNETIPAIIKAECWEPSIRRLASIIQSKEYSNILFICAKEVNVTFEQYQEIQKKYKGFTIWLLGQFFYLLGYDKFCKVHDTIIDIQLCILDQLSNTQLHVFDELSKEYKKILNLLVDYCKNSKDKVILEVFIPQNVDDLNQELNLNQVFMEIQSQAKCTSILLKLMKLINYILEENFTCYSFDQSTGEILDNLLFLLSECDEELQLQVIEIFIDLAETDSDVLYNSEITPKFLIFSNLFEQFVHKTYNSHTLETKLMERLEKSLQSYLNSKKRVKKLFKNIPQICKFLFSITIQNTSFTLSSDIQLLVVENITEFNRDDTENIEKLTFLNTTLMYSFKRKLSQDIEEMELFSGEIKLYLESTNKTWYMVHKKTMALLKQISCLSNCAIINCMNFFKNMKNSLLPINLSKHQRSKTTLCYFDEIDLLINFIKKYLDHVNRCDKTSKSLEQAFNFMVHCALLTGTKNISLYFHIITFQLLKSFVYKNENQFPINFTSKNDTGDLKMVVRSFYKYLWTQNTPRNVALKVLNKLFLILTSNLVITSDDQLAEIENLYLKIAKGVMESGNDEDIVFIVENIPHILMLFQEPDKIISQILNPAFASKNHKVLETILTILPNILCTVSYDYTKVVWMNKNSLQFEILCQKCNLQENKNMSTQELVERKFGKNAVYTSCPKIQIEQTSVSFNLKHVLFLLSEPSDEIKMAALHTLPYFSSHVLQFHSVNIVQKWIELASDKNKEIRKQFAQIFGQTVKFCKENPILSEDIKKEILKLTFAKLLNFTKDSLKFSSFELQDTLLSTIESITVIKSDYVTLESLKILLYLIMIPTSKYSLIAVNKCFKLAEKNDTSTTTIYSQNKREICEVISHLCCINQALINYNLSTSLEKVSLMFGFYGSKDFVHQESNYLLPFFVSKTVKIPSVSRLIQEMAAMMEMDLAEALSSRYGYIFIHVFLEDIPKEDLKKCMMFLEKSTNASGISLRKRNFRIILNELLLNFHENNSRVLLALRLLSNEDYENKGSSIQDYLHSHFLGVLLYFDGKLISKNSRKDKCLLSLADLFKYMGAKHIMPLRFKIIAMLQTIDYGSSPHLTCAVWDAFIKTCEIESLGPQLAVICVSILPLIENCSQEINGILNYLIIENEAHMKNYIPDLFFLNNSKINVEITIVIRKYIELLEKNSLKVKIQRFLKYLTHEAMEVRIQGLRQLKTYIEEDREGLDQMILDYNGIDTAIVELVDILTMGCREKDEALKLACGDVLGELGAIEPSHMPRRYAQDDRSFCFYINEDPFIVSSLNELIKAFQTEKNTQSMDRHALAIQETLKGYEISPDENSNKQYLWSQFPDSQKEVMLPLLSSRYMIAQEVLASNLPTPIYGSNSGASFQSWLHNWTSSLISCLPHERKELLKVYIPSMKQDKRILMHFLPHILLYALLEGTDRISEKALIEIQTITSSFSKERTLDEKVLNLRPIRIPGVATETPVITPEDVKQMQCTKVVFLLLDFLDRWVREWHWQKGVAGTADQNFQTIKGFQNELCKLQLAKCNYHCGEYPRALMYLEDFIMDHKEELSNNLSFFAEIYAQLEEPDGVDGAMALQQNEPSLEQKILALEVSGKLADATNCYERMLQPLQLRHIQGLAQCYLDLDNVNTALNFVRGALENQPDFGNMLLEMQAEPLWRLGQYDELDTLLKKPDLSDSKIWGVQVGRALLHMKNGERNEFRTTLDCLMKQQVFAFGATSLEEGAYKSGYGYISKLHALNELQQVEKLMSDLLISPNNKEYAEKMMKKLLNEWTLRIKVVQESVAIVEPLLCLRRVSLNLAKNVAEEKIPNAVPYLHSLLGECWLLSAKTARSAGMHQQAYTYTLKAEEFAPPTLFLEKAKLHWLREEHEQALFTLRRGLEVLLPEGYSPEMMTREQRKICAEAKLLIATYNDEISNVDIDVNRQNFKESVEMFKEWEKSLVCLAHYLDKLFKSYDSSEQDSRGSDIQLQMINYFGKSLQYGTHYIYQSMPRMLSIWFDYGTRLLEVSQSSVKEERKHILLRMTKLIDSFLERLPAYVFLTAFSQLVSRICHPQKEVYIMLKSIIIKLVQQYPQQSLWMIISVIKSSYSVRSKRCAEILCDPRLKTTTLTKLVRDFTSLAEKLIELCNKEIPPDVNTTSVSNLLRSLPRLLAKDDFSEIMMPTFKLRKLILPNPDFSNGQHNPFPNAYVYIVGIEDELNVLQSLQRPRKISLKGSDGKKYIYMLKPKDDLRKDFRLMEFNDIVNHILAREGEARHRRLNIRLYSVAPLNEECGLIEWVPNLVGLRPVLINLYKQRGCAMKTKDLRDACCNLKDSLDRKRDVFIKKLLARHPAILGEWFRKTFADAQSWLTARTAYVRTTAVMSMAGYILGLGDRHGENIQLDSTCGDVVHVDFNCLFNKGEKFDWPERVPFRLTHNMVSAMGPLGVEGIFRKSCACTLRVLRENSNTLMSIVAPFVYDPLVSWPRHVSSLPSVHNAERTNEEAVDHIKNIELRLKGSVKTRNRTLTMPLSVEGQTNYLIKEAVSIDNLCQMYIGWGAYL encoded by the exons ATGACTACACTAGAGGAGACAATACCGGCATTTTCCATGTGGAAAATGTTTAATGAAACCATTCCAGCAATAATAAAAGCAGAATGTTGGGAACCAAGTATTAGAAGACTAGCTTCAATAATTCAGTCCAAAGAATATTCcaatatattgtttatttgtgCGAAAGAAGTAAATGTAACTTTTGAACAATATCAAGAAATCCAAAAAAAGTATAAGGGATTTACAATTTGGCTGTTGGgtcaatttttttacttattggGATATGACAAGTTTTGTAAAGTCCACGATACCATTATTGATATACAGTTGTGTATTTTGGACCAGTTGTCTAACACTCAGTTGCATGTTTTTGATGAATTGTCTAAAGAgtataagaaaatattaaatctttTAGTTGACTATTGTAAAAATTCTAAAGACAAAGTCATATTGGAAGTGTTTATACCACAAAATGTAGATGACTTAAATCAAGAACTCAATTTAAATCAAGTGTTTATGGAAATTCAGTCACAGGCTAAGTGTActtctatattattaaaattgatgAAACTTATAAACTATATACTTGAGGAAAATTTTACTTGCTATAGCTTTGACCAGAGTACTGGTGAAATACTTGATAATCTCTTGTTTTTGTTATCGGAATGTGATGAAGAATTACAGTTGCAAGTTATAGAAATTTTTATAGATCTAGCAGAAACAGATTCAGATGTTTTGTACAATTCAGAAATAACACCCaaatttcttatattttcaaatttatttgaacaatttGTACATAAAACTTATAATTCTCATACTTTGGAAACCAAACTGATGGAGAGATTGGAAAAATCCCTTCAATCATACTTAAATAGTAAAAAGAgagtaaaaaaattgtttaaaaatattccacaaatttgtaaatttttatttagtattaCCATACAAAATACTAGCTTTACACTCTCTTCAGATATTCAGTTATTGGTAGTTGAAAATATAACAGAATTTAATAGGGATGATACAGAAAATATAGagaaattaacatttttaaatactaCCCTAATGTATAGTTTTAAACGAAAATTAAGTCAAGATATTGAAGAAATGGAACTGTTTTCAGGGGAGATTAAACTATATTTAGAGAGTACTAATAAAACATGGTACATGGTTCATAAGAAAACAATGgctttattaaaacaaattagttgTCTCTCCAATTGTGCCATTATCAACTGTATGAACTtctttaaaaatatgaaaaacagTTTATTGCCTATAAATTTAAGCAAACATCAGAGAAGCAAAACTACACTATGCTATTTTGATGAAATTGatctattaataaattttataaaaaaatatttagatcaTGTTAATCGATGTGACAAAACTAGTAAGTCTTTAGAACAAGCATTTAATTTTATGGTCCATTGTGCATTGTTAACAGGTACCAAAAACATAAGTCTATATTTTCACATTATCACTTTCCAACTATTAAAATCGTTtgtgtataaaaatgaaaaccaaTTTCCCATCAATTTTACCTCAAAGAATGATACTGGTGACCTCAAAATGGTTGTCAGATCTTTTTACAAATATTTGTGGACTCAAAATACACCAAGAAATGTGGCTCTTAAAGTTCTCAATAAACTGTTTCTTATTTTAACAAGCAATCTAGTAATAACCAGTGATGATCAATTAGCTGAAATTGAGAATTTGTATTTAAAGATTGCTAAAGGTGTTATGGAATCTGGCAATGATGAAgatattgttttt ATTGTTGAAAATATTCCACACATTCTTATGCTATTTCAAGAACCAGATAAAATAATCTCACAAATATTAAATCCAGCTTTTGCTTCAAAAAACCACAAAGTTTTAGAAACAATCTTAACAATTTTGCCAAATATCTTGTGTACAGTAAGCTATGATTACACAAAAGTTGTATGGATGAATAAAAATTCTTTGCAGTTTGAAATTTTGTGTCAAAAATGTAACttacaagagaataaaaatatgtCCACACAAGAACTCGTAGaaagaaaatttggaaaaaatgcaGTATACACAAGCTGTCCAAAGATCCAGATTGAACAAACATCAGTTTCATTCAACTtgaaacatgtattatttttattgtcgGAGCCTTCCGATGAAATAAAAATGGCTGCTCTCCATACCTTGCCATACTTTTCGAGTCATGTGTTACAGTTTCACTCAGTAAACATAGTTCAGAAGTGGATTGAGCTCGCTTCAGACAAGAACAAGGAAATAAGGAaacaatttgcacaaatttttggACAAACTGTCAAGTTTTGTAAG GAAAACCCCATTCTCTCCGAagacataaaaaaggaaatcttAAAACTAACTTTTGCCAAACTTTTAAATTTTACCAAGGATTCTCTTAAATTCTCCAGCTTTGAGTTACAAGATACTTTGTTAAGTACAATTGAGTCGATTACAGTTATAAAATCCGATTATGTTACTTTGGAAAGTTTGAAAATTTTACTTTATCTCATCATGATCCCAACTTCGAAATATTCGTTAATAGCAGTGAACAAATGCTTCAAACTGGCGGAGAAGAATGACACAAGTACGACTACTATCTACAgtcaaaataaaagagaaatatgtGAAGTCATATCACACTTGTGTTGTATTAACCAAGCATTAATCAACTACAATCTGTCCACGTCGTTGGAGAAAGTATCGTTGATGTTTGGATTTTACGGATCCAAAGATTTTGTCCACCAAGAAAGTAATTATTTGCTTCCGTTTTTCGTTTCTAAAACTGTCAAAATTCCTTCTGTTTCGAGGCTGATACAAGAAATGGCTGCCATGATGGAAATGGATTTGGCCGAAGCATTGTCTTCAAGATACGGCTATATTTTTATTCACGTGTTTTTAGAAGACATTCCAAAGGAAGATCTCAAAAAGTGTATGATGTTCTTGGAGAAATCTACCAATGCCAGCGGGATTTCCTTGCGGAAAAGGAATTTTAGA ATTATCCTTAACGAACTACTCTTAAACTTTCACGAGAATAACAGCAGAGTTTTGCTCGCTTTGCGATTATTATCCAACGAAGACTACGAAAACAAAGGTAGTTCAATTCAGGACTATCTCCATTCTCATTTTCTTGGAGTACTTTTATATTTTGACGGCAAGCTCATATCGAAAAATTCTAGAAAGGATAAGTGCCTTTTAAGTCTAGCTGATTTATTTAA ATATATGGGAGCTAAACATATAATGCCACTTCGGTTCAAGATCATTGCCATGCTTCAAACCATAGATTACGGGAGTTCCCCACATCTGACTTGCGCAGTATGGGACGCCTTTATTAAAACATGCGAGATAGAGTCTCTAGGACCCCAACTAGCTGTCATTTGTGTCTCAATTTTACCTCTTATTGAAAACTGTTCGCAAGAAATCAACGGTATTTTAAATTATCTGATAATTGAGAATGAAGCGCATATGAAAAATTATATTCCAGATTTATTTTTCCTAAATAACTCGAAAATAAATGTAGAGATCACAATAGTTATAAGAAAGTATATAGAGTTGTTAGAAAAGAACAGTCTAAAAGTGAAAATACAACGGTTTCTAAAATATCTAACTCATGAAGCTATGGAAGTTCGTATCCAAGGTCTTCGGCAGCTGAAAACTTATATAGAGGAAGACAGGGAGGGACTTGACCAAATGATTCTCGATTACAATGGTATAGATACTGCCATTGTTGAACTTGTTGATATCTTAACGATGGGATGTAGAGAGAAGGATGAGGCTTTGAAATTGGCGTGTGGCGATGTTTTGGGAGAATTAGGAGCAATAGAACCAAGTCATATGCCCAGAAG ATATGCCCAAGACGACAGATCTTTTTGTTTCTACATAAACGAAGATCCTTTTATCGTTAGTTCCCTGAACGAATTAATAAAAGCTTTTCAGACTGAAAAGAATACTCag AGTATGGACAGGCATGCATTGGCAATACAAGAAACTTTAAAGGGATACGAGATTTCTCCAGATGAAAACAGCAACAAGCAGTATTTGTGGTCACAATTTCCCGATTCTCAAAAGGAAGTGATGCTACCTCTTCTCTCTTCCAGGTACATGATAGCACAAGAAGTACTGGCAAGTAATTTACCGACTCCAATTTATGGATCTAATTCTGGAGCGTCATTTCAGTCTTGGTTGCATAA CTGGACATCGAGTTTAATATCGTGTCTTCCACACGAACGAAAGGAGCTGTTAAAAGTCTACATTCCAAGTATGAAACAAGATAAACGTATTCTTATGCATTTTTTACCACACATTCTACTTTATGCTCTATTAGAAGGTACCGATAGAATATCAGAAAAGGCCTTAATAGAAATTCAAACAATTACAAGTTCTTTTAGTAAAGAGAGGACTTTGGATGAAAAAGTATTAAAT ttacGTCCAATTCGGATTCCTGGAGTTGCCACTGAGACTCCAGTCATTACTCCCGAAGATGTAAAACAAATGCAGTGCACAAAAGTTGTATTTTTATTACTGGACTTTTTGGATCGTTGGGTAAGAGAGTGGCATTGGCAGAAAGGTGTAGCAGGAACTGCTGATCAAAACTTTCAGACAATTAAG GGATTTCAAAATGAATTATGTAAACTACAACTTGCCAAATGTAACTACCACTGTGGTGAGTATCCAAGAGCTTTGATGTATTTAGAGGATTTCATTATGGACCACAAAGAAGAACTTTCCAACAATTTATCATTCTTCGCCGAG ATTTACGCACAGTTAGAAGAACCAGATGGTGTAGATGGAGCAATGGCTTTGCAACAAAACGAACCGTCCCTCGAACAAAAAATTCTTGCATTGGAAGTCTCCGGAAAGTTGGCAGACGCAACAAATTGTTACGAGAGAATGTTACAGCCATTGCAATTACGTCATATAcag GGCCTGGCTCAATGTTATTTAGATTTAGACAACGTAAACACTGCTCTTAATTTTGTAAGAGGCGCTCTCGAAAACCAACCAGATTTTGGTAACATGCTGTTAGAAATGCAAGCGGAACCATTGTGGAGACTGGGCCAGTACGACGAATTAGATACGCTGTTAAAGAAACCTGATTTGTCTGACAGTAAAATTTGGGGAGTACAAGTAGGAAGAGCGTTATTACATATGAAAAACG GAGAAAGAAACGAGTTCCGAACCACCCTGGATTGTTTAATGAAGCAACAGGTGTTTGCGTTTGGCGCTACCAGTTTAGAGGAGGGTGCCTATAAAAGCGGGTATGGATACATATCAAAATTGCATGCTTTAAACGAATTACAACAAGTGGAAAAGTTGATGTCGGATTTACTTATCAGTCCAAATAATAAGGAATATGCTGAGAAGATGATGAAAAAGCTTTTAAACGAGTGGACACTTCGTATAAAA GTTGTTCAAGAGTCGGTCGCAATCGTCGAACCGCTTTTATGTCTAAGGCGAGTTTCTTTGAACCTAGCAAAGAATGTGGCAGAAGAGAAAATTCCCAATGCTGTTCCTTATCTGCATTCTTTGCTCGGTGAATGTTGGCTGCTAAGTGCTAAGACAGCAAGATCTGCTGgg ATGCACCAACAAGCGTATACATACACATTAAAAGCAGAAGAATTTGCACCCCCTACGCTATTCTTGGAAAAGGCCAAATTGCATTGGTTGAGGGAGGAACACGAACAAGCCCTGTTTACCTTAAGAAGAGGTCTTGAAGTTCTGTTACCCGAAGGATATTCTCCTGAAATGATGACTCGTGAGCAAAG GAAAATTTGTGCTGAAGCCAAACTTCTTATTGCAACATACAACGACGAAATTTCAAATGTTGATATCGACGTCAATCGGCAGAATTTTAAGGAGTCGGTGGAAATGTTTAAAGAGTGGGAAAAGAGCTTA GTATGTTTGGCACACTATTTGGATAAACTGTTTAAAAGTTACGACAGTTCCGAACAGGATTCCAGAGGGAGCGACATACAGCTGCAAATGATCAACTATTTCGGTAAATCTTTACAGTATGGAACTCATTATATTTACCAGTCTATGCCTCGTATGCTATCTATATGGTTTGATTATGGTACTAGACTATTGGAGGTGTCACAGAGTTCCGTTAAAGAAGAGAGAAAGCACATTCTCTTGCgtatgactaaattgattgattcTTTCTTAGAAAGGTTGCCGGCTTATGTATTTTTAACTGCGTTTTCCCAGTTGGTGTCTAGAATTTGTCATCCACAGAAAGAG gtTTATATAATGTTAAAATCAATCATAATAAAGCTAGTTCAGCAATATCCTCAGCAAAGTCTGTGGATGATAATATCTGTGATCAAATCCAGCTATTCTGTTCGATCCAAGAGGTGTGCAGAAATTCTTTGCGATCCCAGGTTAAAGACAACAACATTAACGAAATTAGTAAGAGATTTTACAAGTTTGGCTGAGAAATTAATAGAATTATGTAATAAAGAAATACCACCTGATGTTAATACTACTAGTGTTAGTAATTTACTAAGATCGCTTCCCAG ATTACTTGCAAAAGATGACTTCAGTGAGATTATGATGCCTActtttaaattaagaaaattgATTTTGCCGAATCCAGATTTTAGTAATGGTCAACACAATCCTTTCCCAAATGCGTATGTCTATATAGTAGGAATTGAAGATGAATTAAATGTATTGCAAAGTTTGCAGCGACCAAGGAAAATTTCATTGAAGGGATCTGATGGTAAAAA ATACATTTATATGTTGAAACCGAAAGATGATCTCAGAAAAGACTTCAGGTTAATGGAATTTAACGACATTGTCAATCATATATTAGCCAGAGAAGGTGAAGCTAGACACAGAAGATTAAATATACGATTATACTCCGTAGCACCTCTAAATGAAGAATGTGGTCTAATCGAGTGGGTTCCAAATCTTGTGGGACTGAGACCAGTGTTGATTAACTTGTATAAACAAAGAG GATGTGCAATGAAGACGAAAGATCTTAGAGATGCTTGTTGCAATCTAAAAGATTCTCTTGACAGGAAGAGGGACGTTTTTATCAAGAAGTTATTGGCTCGTCATCCTGCAATTTTGGGTGAATGGTTCAGAAAAACCTTTGCAGATGCTCAG AGTTGGTTAACAGCACGAACTGCCTACGTCCGGACAACCGCTGTAATGTCAATGGCTGGATACATATTGGGGCTAGGGGATAGACACGGCGAAAACATTCAACTAGACTCTACGTGTGGTGATGTGGTGCACGTCGATTTTAACTGCTTATTTAATAAAG gcGAAAAATTTGATTGGCCCGAAAGAGTACCGTTTAGACTCACCCACAACATGGTATCTGCGATGGGTCCTTTGGGCGTCGAGGGAATTTTCAGGAAGTCGTGTGCTTGTACATTAAGAGTTTTAAGAGAAAATTCAAACACGCTTATGTCGATAGTAGCACCTTTCGTTTATGATCCTTTGGTTTCTTGGCCAAGACATGTATCATCCTTGCCAAGTGTTCATAACGCTGAAAGAACAAACGAAGAG GCCGTCGATCACATAAAGAACATAGAACTAAGACTGAAAGGATCTGTAAAAACAAGAAACAGAACATTAACAATGCCTTTGTCGGTAGAAGGACAAACCAACTATTTAATAAAAGAAGCTGTGAGCATTGATAATCTGTGTCAGATGTACATCGGATGGGGAGCGTATTTGTAA